From a region of the Nitrospiraceae bacterium genome:
- a CDS encoding OmpA family protein, with amino-acid sequence MRNTPEFIIMGMFVVALILAQGCATQSGSGTGETQTERIVAPAIQDIPPKDLEVMPSRSRTTQPELATRNATGLPNGPLMDVLFDFDRASLRPDALSVLNGNAKRLQAEEVTQLLLEGRGDDVGSAAYNLMLGERRAENVKTYLHDLGVSIDITTISYGKDRPLCFQDSSECFQKNRSVHFVVKEKE; translated from the coding sequence ATGCGAAATACGCCAGAGTTCATCATCATGGGAATGTTCGTCGTGGCGCTCATCCTTGCACAGGGGTGTGCGACCCAGTCTGGGTCTGGGACTGGAGAGACGCAGACGGAACGGATCGTCGCCCCTGCGATTCAAGACATTCCGCCCAAAGACCTTGAGGTAATGCCCTCGCGCTCACGGACCACACAGCCCGAGCTGGCCACCCGTAATGCGACCGGGCTGCCCAACGGGCCGTTGATGGATGTGCTCTTTGACTTTGATCGAGCTTCTTTACGGCCGGATGCGCTGTCGGTCTTGAATGGGAATGCCAAGCGGCTGCAAGCGGAAGAAGTCACGCAGCTGCTATTGGAAGGCCGGGGCGATGACGTGGGATCAGCAGCATATAACCTCATGTTGGGCGAGCGTCGAGCCGAAAATGTGAAGACGTATCTTCACGATTTAGGTGTGTCAATCGACATTACAACCATAAGCTATGGGAAGGATCGTCCTCTCTGTTTCCAAGACAGTAGCGAGTGTTTTCAGAAGAATAGGAGCGTGCACTTCGTCGTCAAAGAGAAAGAGTAA